One Pseudomonas anguilliseptica DNA window includes the following coding sequences:
- a CDS encoding zonular occludens toxin domain-containing protein, producing MAVYFVTGKLGSGKSLVAVGKIRDYLSEGRRVATNLDLWLDEMFTYHDQPAIRLPDKPLLSWCRSSRSEFGTKPLTRTVRPGWVLAPDGQGQMDARHARRCPDRQVPIPLPTEPKRDSC from the coding sequence ATGGCTGTCTACTTTGTCACCGGTAAACTTGGCTCGGGCAAATCACTCGTCGCCGTCGGCAAAATCCGCGATTACCTCTCCGAAGGCAGACGCGTTGCAACTAACCTCGATCTGTGGCTCGACGAGATGTTTACCTATCACGACCAGCCAGCCATTCGACTGCCTGACAAGCCGCTCTTGTCCTGGTGCAGAAGCTCCAGGAGCGAATTTGGTACCAAACCACTGACCAGGACTGTTCGTCCTGGTTGGGTTTTGGCACCAGATGGGCAGGGACAGATGGATGCGCGGCACGCGCGCCGCTGTCCTGACCGTCAGGTGCCCATTCCCTTACCAACTGAACCAAAGCGTGACAGTTGTTGA